The Nerophis lumbriciformis linkage group LG15, RoL_Nlum_v2.1, whole genome shotgun sequence genome window below encodes:
- the LOC133616205 gene encoding guanylyl cyclase-activating protein 2-like, with translation MGQAQQTENAEEIDIKALQDMYKKFVTECPSGRLFLHEFKRFFGVDPTGEASDYAENMFRAFDKNGDNTIDFLEFVAALNLVFRGDTEHKLRWSFKVYDKDSNGFVDRDELRSIIDSIHRATKGNKKDSNEPHMTVDDAVNRIMQAVDTDGDGCINMEEFIRGAKQDPWVLNMLKVDIKPSQWILDQRRESAHF, from the exons ATGGGACAGGCACAGCAAACGGAGAACGCCGAAGAAATCGACATAAAAGCACTTCAGGATATGTACAAAAAGTTTGTCACGGAGTGCCCGAGCGGACGACTTTTTCTGCACGAGTTCAAGCGTTTCTTTGGCGTGGACCCCACAGGTGAAGCTTCAGATTACGCGGAGAACATGTTTCGAGCCTTTGACAAAAACGGG GACAATACGATAGATTTCCTTGAGTTTGTGGCGGCACTGAACCTCGTCTTTCGGGGCGACACGGAGCACAAGCTGCGCTGGTCATTCAAGGTGTACGACAAAGACAGCAACGGCTTTGTGGACAGGGACGAGCTGCGGTCAATAATCGAT AGTATTCATCGTGCGACGAAAGGCAACAAGAAAGACAGCAACGAGCCCCATATGACGGTGGACGATGCTGTGAATCGAATAATGCAGGCAGTCGATACTGATGGCGATG GCTGCATTAATATGGAAGAGTTCATCAGAGGGGCAAAGCAGGACCCCTGGGTGCTCAACATGCTGAAAGTGGACATAAAACCTTCCCAGTGGATTCTGGATCAAAGGAGAGAGAGCGCGCACTTCTGA